In Sporosarcina sp. PTS2304, a genomic segment contains:
- the sufC gene encoding Fe-S cluster assembly ATPase SufC — MATLEIKDLHVQIEGKEILKGLSLTINTNEVHAIMGPNGTGKSTLASAIMGHPKYEVTSGSITIDGEDVLAMEVDERAKAGLFLAMQYPSEITGVTNADFLRSGMNARREEGDEISLMKFIRELDSKMEFLEMDEDMATRYLNEGFSGGEKKRNEILQLMMLKPKFAVLDEIDSGLDIDALKVVSNGINEMRGEDFGCIIITHYQRLLNYITPDHVHIIMQGKIVKSGDAELAAKLEAEGYDWIKDELGIEDETVGAEA; from the coding sequence ATGGCAACTTTGGAAATTAAAGATCTTCATGTCCAAATCGAGGGCAAAGAAATCTTAAAAGGTTTATCTTTAACAATTAACACAAATGAGGTCCATGCAATTATGGGACCAAATGGTACGGGGAAATCCACTCTTGCTTCTGCAATTATGGGACACCCTAAATATGAAGTTACATCTGGATCTATCACAATCGATGGAGAAGACGTTCTAGCGATGGAAGTAGACGAGCGTGCAAAAGCGGGTCTATTCCTAGCGATGCAATATCCAAGCGAAATTACAGGCGTAACAAATGCTGACTTCCTTCGTTCTGGCATGAATGCACGTCGTGAAGAAGGCGATGAGATTTCATTAATGAAATTCATTCGTGAACTAGACAGCAAAATGGAATTCCTGGAAATGGATGAAGATATGGCAACTCGCTACTTGAACGAAGGCTTCTCAGGTGGAGAGAAAAAGCGTAACGAAATCCTCCAGTTGATGATGTTAAAACCGAAGTTTGCAGTGCTGGATGAAATTGACTCTGGGCTAGATATTGACGCATTGAAAGTGGTTTCTAACGGAATCAACGAAATGCGCGGAGAAGATTTCGGCTGCATTATCATTACGCACTACCAGCGTTTGTTGAACTATATTACACCTGACCATGTACACATCATTATGCAAGGTAAAATCGTTAAATCCGGCGATGCTGAATTGGCAGCAAAACTCGAAGCTGAAGGATATGACTGGATTAAAGATGAACTTGGAATTGAAGATGAGACGGTTGGAGCAGAGGCATAA
- a CDS encoding IS66 family transposase — protein MKTNQKISSHTTEQNDRVTVLEQEVARLSALVSWYEEQFRLKKSKEFGRSSEKAPKGQMEMELFNEAEALLDASAEPSSEPEEVISGSSPAKKTPRETRTTFSADLPVESVTYSLPPEEQACLDCGHPMHVMKKEVRRELVVIPAQVKVVEHEREVYACRHCDQEGIQTPIVQAPMPNPVLPKSMASPSILSFLITQKYLFGMPLYRLEEVFRQAGAPLSRQTLSNWLMNVSDRWFEPLYENMRQRILSADYLHADETSVQVLREKGRSPSTTSYMWLYRTGKFDVPCVVYDYQPGRGSEYPKQFLEGYAGTLHVDGYKAYESLQSVRLSGCWAHLRRKFDEALRAIPKKSKRRRTLTEEAVNQIGKIYGAESEIKELTPSERLEVRKKKIEPLVEAFFAWVKTVRIDVLPKSKLGEALTYAVNQEKKLRQPFLDGYLEIDNNRAERSIKPFVIGRKNWLFSVTPRGATASARMYSLIVTAKENQLHIPHYLTYLLEKLPNLDLADDEQLEQLMPWSSTLPEQCYQGKEGI, from the coding sequence ATGAAAACTAATCAGAAGATCTCATCCCATACAACTGAACAGAATGACCGTGTAACTGTGTTGGAACAAGAAGTCGCGAGATTGTCCGCTTTGGTGTCTTGGTACGAGGAGCAGTTTCGTTTGAAAAAAAGTAAGGAATTTGGACGCTCCAGCGAAAAGGCACCGAAAGGCCAGATGGAGATGGAATTGTTTAATGAAGCAGAAGCACTGCTAGATGCTTCTGCTGAACCATCTTCAGAACCTGAAGAGGTGATTTCGGGATCTTCACCTGCGAAAAAAACTCCACGGGAAACACGCACGACTTTCTCTGCCGATCTGCCGGTGGAGAGTGTGACATACAGCTTGCCCCCAGAGGAGCAGGCTTGTTTAGATTGCGGTCACCCAATGCATGTCATGAAAAAAGAAGTTCGCCGCGAACTCGTGGTTATCCCAGCACAAGTGAAAGTCGTCGAACACGAACGGGAAGTCTATGCCTGCAGGCATTGCGATCAAGAAGGCATCCAGACACCGATTGTTCAGGCACCAATGCCCAATCCGGTATTGCCAAAAAGTATGGCCTCGCCCTCGATCCTGTCATTTTTGATTACTCAAAAATACTTGTTCGGCATGCCGCTCTATCGGTTAGAGGAAGTTTTTCGACAGGCAGGCGCGCCGCTTTCAAGGCAGACCCTCTCCAATTGGTTAATGAATGTGTCCGATCGGTGGTTTGAACCGCTCTATGAGAATATGCGACAGCGTATTTTGTCAGCCGACTACCTTCATGCAGACGAAACCAGTGTGCAGGTCTTGCGTGAAAAAGGACGCAGTCCCTCTACCACTTCCTATATGTGGCTGTACCGTACCGGGAAGTTTGATGTCCCTTGCGTGGTGTATGACTACCAGCCTGGTCGGGGATCGGAATACCCGAAACAATTTCTGGAAGGCTATGCCGGTACGCTTCATGTAGATGGTTATAAAGCTTATGAAAGCCTGCAAAGTGTACGGCTATCAGGCTGTTGGGCACATTTGCGCCGAAAATTTGATGAAGCCCTGCGCGCCATTCCGAAAAAATCGAAGAGGCGGCGTACGCTGACAGAGGAAGCAGTCAACCAAATCGGCAAGATTTATGGAGCGGAATCAGAAATAAAGGAGCTTACTCCTTCCGAACGGCTTGAGGTACGCAAGAAAAAAATTGAGCCCCTAGTGGAGGCTTTTTTCGCCTGGGTAAAAACTGTCCGAATAGATGTACTGCCGAAAAGCAAGCTTGGTGAGGCGCTAACATATGCCGTCAATCAGGAAAAGAAATTGAGGCAGCCATTTCTAGATGGTTATCTGGAGATAGATAATAACCGTGCCGAACGAAGCATCAAGCCGTTTGTGATCGGCCGAAAGAACTGGCTCTTCTCGGTCACACCTAGAGGCGCAACAGCGAGCGCAAGAATGTACAGCCTGATCGTAACTGCGAAAGAAAATCAGCTGCATATCCCTCACTATTTAACGTATCTTCTTGAAAAGCTGCCTAACTTAGATCTGGCAGATGACGAACAGTTGGAACAACTGATGCCTTGGTCTTCCACTTTGCCTGAACAGTGTTATCAAGGTAAAGAAGGAATATAA
- a CDS encoding methionine ABC transporter permease encodes MIEQWFPNVNWEKMWIATGETLYMSAYSTFFTFVFGIALGLLLFLTSPGQLWANKLTNVITGAFVNIFRSIPFIILIILLIPLTKLMFDSMRGPNAALPALIIGAAPFYGRMVLIALQEIDKGVIEAARSMGARTSTIIFKVLLPESMPALVSGITVTSIALVGYTAMAGVIGAGGLGTLAYLEGFQRSREDVTMMATILVLLIVFIIQFIGDLLVRRLDKR; translated from the coding sequence ATGATTGAGCAATGGTTCCCGAACGTAAATTGGGAAAAGATGTGGATCGCAACAGGTGAAACGCTTTACATGTCAGCTTATTCAACATTTTTTACATTTGTTTTTGGTATCGCACTCGGTTTGCTGCTATTTTTAACAAGTCCAGGCCAATTATGGGCAAATAAACTAACGAATGTCATAACAGGAGCATTTGTAAATATATTTAGATCGATCCCGTTTATCATTTTAATCATTTTATTGATTCCTCTGACTAAACTTATGTTCGATAGCATGCGTGGACCAAACGCTGCGTTGCCTGCATTAATTATAGGTGCTGCTCCATTTTACGGACGTATGGTGTTGATTGCGTTACAAGAAATAGACAAAGGTGTAATTGAGGCAGCTCGGTCGATGGGAGCGCGTACATCCACGATTATCTTTAAAGTATTATTACCTGAATCAATGCCGGCATTAGTGTCAGGGATTACCGTTACTTCTATTGCGCTTGTCGGCTATACGGCAATGGCAGGAGTGATCGGCGCCGGTGGACTCGGAACGCTCGCGTACCTTGAGGGGTTCCAACGCAGTCGTGAAGATGTTACGATGATGGCGACAATCTTAGTGTTACTTATCGTATTTATCATTCAGTTCATTGGAGATTTACTCGTAAGACGTTTGGACAAGCGATAA
- a CDS encoding dicarboxylate/amino acid:cation symporter: MKFKLGLIWRILIAIALAIGLGMLLPAIHEGFAHRFVRLAATFNMLFGGFLNFIVPLIIVAFIAPSIAKLGAGSGKLLGMSALFAYGSTIIAGLLAFVAATTILPNFIHQSTDTEIAEGAREAGKAFFQVDMDPMMGIMTALLLAFVLGIGMAAIKGKTMLSFFDEFNLIIDKVISVVIIPLLPFHIFGIFLNMTYTGEVVNVLSVFILVFVMIIALHLIMLTFQYTVAGTLNKKNPLRLMKTMLPAYLTAIGTQSSAATIPVTLRQAKKTGASERVTNFAIPLFATIHLSGSTITIVSCSIGVMLMNGFDISFGSYLQFIFMLGVTMIAAPGVPGGAVVAATGLLTTMLGFSDAMVALMIALYLAQDSFGTATNVTGDGALAMIVDRFTKKV, from the coding sequence GTGAAATTTAAATTAGGACTCATTTGGAGGATTTTAATCGCCATTGCGCTAGCGATTGGGTTAGGTATGCTGTTGCCGGCAATTCATGAAGGATTCGCCCATCGCTTCGTTCGGTTAGCAGCGACGTTTAATATGTTATTCGGTGGTTTCTTGAATTTTATCGTGCCGTTGATCATTGTGGCATTCATTGCGCCAAGTATTGCGAAACTCGGTGCGGGATCTGGTAAATTGCTTGGAATGTCTGCGTTGTTTGCGTATGGTTCCACGATTATTGCAGGATTACTCGCATTTGTTGCGGCCACTACGATTTTGCCGAACTTTATTCACCAATCAACAGACACGGAAATTGCAGAAGGCGCACGCGAAGCTGGTAAGGCGTTCTTCCAAGTGGATATGGATCCGATGATGGGTATTATGACTGCATTGCTACTAGCATTTGTACTCGGAATTGGAATGGCAGCGATTAAAGGCAAGACGATGTTGTCATTTTTCGATGAATTTAATCTGATTATCGATAAAGTGATTTCGGTCGTTATTATTCCACTATTGCCGTTTCATATTTTTGGTATTTTCTTGAATATGACATATACAGGAGAAGTAGTGAATGTATTGTCTGTATTTATTCTAGTATTCGTTATGATCATTGCGCTTCATTTAATTATGTTGACATTCCAATATACCGTGGCAGGTACGTTGAATAAAAAGAATCCACTTAGGCTGATGAAGACGATGTTACCTGCGTATTTGACTGCAATCGGAACGCAATCGTCAGCTGCGACAATTCCCGTTACACTTCGTCAGGCGAAAAAGACGGGCGCATCGGAACGGGTCACAAATTTTGCAATTCCTTTATTTGCAACTATTCACTTGTCGGGTAGTACGATTACAATCGTTTCTTGTTCTATCGGCGTGATGCTAATGAATGGTTTCGATATTAGTTTCGGCAGTTATTTGCAATTCATCTTCATGTTAGGCGTGACAATGATTGCGGCACCAGGAGTTCCAGGCGGTGCAGTAGTCGCGGCAACGGGGCTGCTGACAACTATGCTTGGCTTCTCAGATGCGATGGTTGCGTTAATGATCGCGTTGTATTTAGCTCAAGATAGTTTTGGTACAGCAACCAACGTAACGGGCGACGGTGCACTGGCGATGATTGTGGATCGTTTTACGAAAAAAGTATAG
- a CDS encoding MetQ/NlpA family ABC transporter substrate-binding protein, whose product MKKFLFSLFAAVLVLALAACGTKDDNTKDEGADEKTTLTVGASNTPHAVILEQAKPLLAEKGIDLKIESYTDYVLPNKDLDEGALDANYFQHIPYLESQIADFGYDFVNAGAIHIEPIGVYSKKYDSLEELPEGATILISNSVADHGRVLAMLEEKGLIKLADGVEKVKAEVSDIVENPKNLKFDANYEAALMPQLYNNDEGDALLINSNFAIDAGLNPKEESIALENQESPYLNVIAVKKGNETSDAITTLVEVLTSKEIQDFIEEEWPGAVVPVK is encoded by the coding sequence ATGAAGAAATTTTTATTTAGTTTATTCGCAGCAGTTCTTGTGCTAGCACTTGCAGCGTGCGGAACGAAAGACGATAACACAAAGGACGAAGGCGCGGATGAGAAAACAACGTTAACAGTAGGTGCTTCAAACACGCCACACGCAGTTATTTTAGAACAAGCGAAGCCTTTATTAGCTGAAAAAGGCATTGATTTGAAAATTGAAAGTTACACAGATTACGTATTACCAAATAAAGATTTAGACGAGGGCGCATTGGATGCAAACTACTTCCAACATATTCCGTACTTAGAAAGTCAAATTGCCGATTTTGGTTATGATTTTGTCAATGCGGGCGCAATTCACATTGAGCCAATCGGTGTGTATTCTAAGAAATATGATTCATTGGAAGAATTACCAGAAGGTGCGACGATTTTAATTAGTAACTCTGTAGCAGATCACGGTCGGGTACTTGCGATGCTGGAAGAAAAAGGGCTGATCAAGCTGGCAGATGGTGTGGAAAAAGTGAAGGCTGAAGTGTCAGATATCGTAGAAAACCCTAAGAACTTGAAGTTTGATGCGAATTATGAAGCAGCATTAATGCCTCAACTGTATAATAACGATGAAGGCGATGCGTTATTGATCAACTCTAACTTCGCGATTGATGCTGGGTTGAATCCAAAAGAAGAATCTATCGCATTGGAAAATCAAGAATCTCCATATCTCAATGTAATAGCTGTGAAGAAAGGCAATGAAACTAGCGATGCAATTACAACGTTAGTCGAAGTATTAACTTCCAAAGAGATTCAAGATTTCATTGAGGAAGAATGGCCTGGAGCGGTTGTTCCAGTAAAATAA
- the tnpB gene encoding IS66 family insertion sequence element accessory protein TnpB (TnpB, as the term is used for proteins encoded by IS66 family insertion elements, is considered an accessory protein, since TnpC, encoded by a neighboring gene, is a DDE family transposase.) produces MRINLEGIQGIYLAHGATDMRLSIDGLSAKVQETFQANPCSSNLFIFCNRDRDRLKILHWDYNGFWLYYRRLETGRFHWPDGQEEETTSISPRQLQWMLDGLTIEEGKVFPRILGNKIV; encoded by the coding sequence ATGCGAATTAATCTGGAAGGTATTCAGGGGATTTATCTGGCACATGGCGCAACGGATATGCGGCTGTCCATTGATGGTCTGTCTGCGAAGGTGCAGGAAACCTTTCAGGCAAATCCGTGTTCCTCCAATTTATTTATCTTTTGTAACCGGGATCGCGACCGTTTAAAAATCCTACACTGGGACTACAATGGCTTCTGGTTGTACTACCGGCGACTGGAAACTGGCCGCTTTCACTGGCCTGACGGCCAAGAAGAAGAAACCACGTCTATCAGCCCGCGCCAGCTTCAATGGATGCTCGATGGATTGACTATTGAAGAAGGAAAAGTCTTCCCCCGTATACTGGGAAACAAAATCGTATAA
- a CDS encoding methionine ABC transporter ATP-binding protein, translating into MIQLTNVHKRFQLNRSEIVAVDDVTMTIQEGEIFGIIGYSGAGKSTLIRLLNGLEQPTSGSIIIHGQEMTTLSGTSLRNARQKISMIFQHFNLLWSRTVEDNIAFPLEIAGVKKSERKRKVKELIDLVGLTGREKAYPAQLSGGQKQRVGIARALANDPEVLLCDEATSALDPETTNAILDLLTDINERLGLTIVLITHEMHVIRKICHRVAVMEVGKVVEMGNVLDVFQSPQADITKRFISQVTDTADTDAAMAHLQEESPQGKLVKLAFIGERTEQPVLAELIRKFPIDVNIVQGNISTTRDGAYGTLVLQLVGDSAVIDEAISFLHANEVKTEVLMND; encoded by the coding sequence ATGATTCAACTAACAAACGTTCATAAAAGATTCCAATTGAACCGTTCAGAAATTGTTGCAGTCGATGACGTAACAATGACCATCCAAGAAGGAGAAATTTTCGGCATCATCGGCTATAGTGGAGCAGGGAAAAGTACCTTGATCCGATTGCTAAATGGTCTGGAACAACCGACTTCTGGCAGTATTATAATTCACGGGCAAGAAATGACAACACTTTCAGGTACAAGTCTGCGAAATGCTCGTCAGAAGATCAGCATGATTTTCCAGCACTTTAATTTACTATGGTCGCGAACTGTAGAAGATAATATCGCTTTCCCACTTGAAATTGCTGGCGTGAAAAAGTCCGAACGCAAACGTAAAGTGAAAGAATTGATTGATCTTGTTGGCTTAACAGGTCGTGAAAAAGCCTATCCAGCACAATTATCAGGCGGACAGAAACAGCGTGTTGGTATTGCACGTGCACTTGCAAATGATCCTGAAGTTTTACTGTGCGATGAAGCGACTTCGGCACTTGATCCCGAGACAACGAATGCCATATTGGATTTATTAACAGACATTAATGAACGTTTAGGTCTAACGATTGTACTCATTACACATGAAATGCATGTAATCCGCAAAATTTGTCACCGTGTAGCAGTAATGGAAGTAGGGAAAGTAGTAGAAATGGGCAACGTACTCGATGTGTTTCAGTCGCCACAAGCAGATATTACTAAACGTTTTATCTCGCAAGTGACGGATACAGCAGACACGGACGCTGCTATGGCACATTTACAGGAAGAATCTCCGCAAGGGAAATTAGTTAAATTAGCATTTATCGGCGAGCGTACCGAGCAGCCCGTGTTAGCTGAGTTAATTCGTAAGTTCCCGATTGATGTCAATATAGTGCAAGGGAATATTTCGACTACGCGCGATGGAGCATACGGCACACTAGTCTTGCAATTAGTAGGAGATTCAGCAGTCATTGACGAAGCTATTTCGTTTTTACATGCCAATGAAGTAAAGACGGAGGTGCTAATGAATGATTGA